In Anopheles gambiae chromosome 2, idAnoGambNW_F1_1, whole genome shotgun sequence, a single window of DNA contains:
- the LOC1281613 gene encoding general odorant-binding protein 69a, translated as MCEYSNTRNKMSNLVVVLVLLTMYIVLSAPFEIPDRYKKPAKMLHEICIAESGASEEQLRTCLDGTVPTAPAAKCYIHCLFDKIDVVDEATGRILLDRLLYIIPDDVKAAVDHLTRECSHIVTPDKCETAYETVKCYFNAHDEVIKFCHLLVLE; from the exons ATGTGTGAATATTCGAATACGCGCAACAAGATGAGCAACCtggtcgtcgtcctcgtcctgcTGACGATGTACATTGTGCTTTCGGCC CCATTCGAAATACCGGACCGGTACAAAAAGCCGGCTAAAATGTTGCACGAAATTTGTATCGCCGAGTCGGGCGCCTCGGAGGAGCAGCTGCGCACCTGTCTCGATGGAACCGTACCGACAGCTCCGGCCGCCAAGTGCTACATCCACTGCCTGTTCGACAAGATCGACGTGGTGGACGAGGCGACTGGGCGCATCCTGCTCGACCGACTGCTTTACATCATCCCGGACGACGTGAAGGCAGCGGTGGACCATTTAACGCGCGAATGTAGCCACATCG taACGCCGGATAAGTGCGAAACCGCCTACGAGACGGTCAAATGTTATTTCAATGCGCACGACGAGGTGATCAAATTCTGCCACCTACTAGTGCTGGAGTGA
- the LOC11176131 gene encoding uncharacterized protein LOC11176131 yields MIKRPSKKDSENEILRMQQEFYAEQNRDANFQPAAKVVRVQRDGETPAASSSSSPAGGTVRQSEFAKRRAQRLQAQQATTPATAAENMATDDEAEAPTEEQPPPSTESLVMGEVVERKPEQTFAADVIPSTVEWSFPKTMHITAYPAKSQADGPKKSIFAQMISKGKAAQPQKSEAVESKEKIEFEEASGSALLEGWDATEIHNENLRKLNQMSIEEISKERSHLLNTLDPKLVEFLKARKKPTAADAAPVAKEPALSEKAKEKCKPVANAGLVPAGMEVLKEKGSEQWINFDVLEPEKLEWTKDIERSVKELKPGESYEARFDWKGVLQPYVADTNPQQTDDRELYLHGEDAQRPGYTLQELFRLARSNVLQQRISALGAIAGMLNILNQGFYDGVLELPVSKVFFFLRFALDENTPSVVEVASRALASLFYNDTDEILLDTVFDTEYGMVQPELALNITHSHEEERRQREQEMAAGFGAMNLSGGKGCRPPRKAHFKANLPDPDDPDDVHNRETMNDFHLAETDLMECLVRTNILERIRYILFAMKPEGATVINCTKILIRLARTSEQMALKIATNEALIGGLVKNYLTSIESPEREHQPQHVVLKLVRVLCGYGAHFYDLYLNRFHVVQLAKRYVFSRKDIDMRMIQVQIEAFRFFRLLLDCKPDDELYSDLWPALCYLLQWHYQHLIFDESGPFIIRQHAVALLALIGPGLQRDAVCSRGDASSFGEKLFACCSKWFTAAERSGANEFSQKILLAGCLWMVGRARAAVGMEAYRTFRAKYLAPFVRSSRFREIIQTISSSSLLLTHFEDRSQYGIESLPTLGAVQVRRNQTVPTLIVTSSYPVFLLHALLHLTGQKKEELEEVDTRMREDIFGSASPHRSYLEAVCRRTRNAEQQQSLIGNWFVQTIEQRYLLDVLEFGLVDSPAMESERSAVRSYRLQLAFFLTFSLSEAFYPAIVKLFDDIIFKLDYYGCRAAELAVTGADMQRWKFSYKLLTQRAIQNEVNLAPARAGLTAAEWKTPLLRRTWPYSPLYLLVEKLEKGPAHRLEQLTETAIIGSGLRFSELLERAGGVSIASPTERLMYLMAAFLGPDSKFLEPDLSALIERRLAELRTFAGKEAAQRTVFEFETAKMENRKSYYGLYQLALDTFQSSSYGHGGFGCLLMVPLAQRYDVRWRNMVWSEYVAVLRFITCGERELFGELEEYLEPAETDIVLLRSYGQALNSNLLRPGSIPHRVANHHVQAYRSKVKVMPDQEQQQQQQQDNGSSSSSSR; encoded by the exons ATGATTAAACGACCCTCAAAAAAGGATAGTGAAAATGAGATCCTGCGCATGCAGCAAGAGTTCTACGCGGAGCAAAACCGGGACGCAAACTTCCAGCCCGCAGCGAAGGTTGTGCGGGTGCAGCGCGATGGCGAAACACCGGCAGCCAGCAGTTCGTCGTCCCCGGCCGGTGGAACCGTCCGCCAGTCGGAGTTTGCCAAACGTCGAGCCCAACGGCTGCAGGCACAGCAGGCTACAACCCCAGCAACCGCTGCGGAAAACATGGCTACCGATGATGAGGCAGAAGCGCCCACCGAAGAGCAACCACCACCGTCGACGGAATCGTTGGTTATGGGAGAGGTTGTGGAGCGAAAGCCGGAGCAGACGTTTGCGGCCGATGTAATTCCGTCGACGGTGGAATGGTCGTTCCCGAAGACGATGCACATTACGGCATACCCGGCAAAGTCGCAGGCGGATGGACCAAAGAAAAGCATTTTTGCGCAAATGATTTCCAAGGGAAAGGCGGCCCAACCGCAGAAGAGTGAAGCGGTCGAGTCGAAAGAAAAGATCGAGTTTGAGGAGGCGTCTGGCAGCGCACTGCTCGAGGGCTGGGACGCAACGGAAATACACAATGAAAACTTACGCAAGCTGAATCAGATGTCGATCGAGGAGATTAGCAAAGAGAGAAGCCACCTGTTGAACACGCTCGATCCGAAGCTGGTCGAGTTTCTTAAAGCGCGTAAAAAACcgactgctgctgatgctgccccGGTTGCTAAGGAACCTGCTCTGTCTgaaaaagcaaaggaaaagtgTAAGCCGGTGGCGAATGCCGGTCTAGTTCCCGCCGGCATGGAGGTGCTGAAAGAGAAGGGCTCGGAACAGTGGATCAACTTTGACGTGCTGGAACCGGAGAAGCTCGAATGGACCAAGGACATTGAACGTAGCGTGAAAGAGCTGAAACCGGGTGAATCGTACGAGGCGCGTTTCGATTGGAAGGGCGTTTTGCAGCCGTACGTGGCGGATACGAACCCGCAGCAAACGGACGACCGGGAGCTATACCTGCACGGGGAGGACGCTCAACGGCCCGGTTACACGCTGCAGGAGCTGTTCCGCCTGGCCCGCTCGAACGTGCTGCAGCAGCGTATTTCCGCCCTGGGAGCCATCGCCGGTATGCTGAACATACTGAACCAAGGCTTTTACGATGGCGTACTGGAGCTGCCCGTTTCGAAGGTGTTctttttccttcgctttgCGCTGGACGAAAACACACCGTCGGTGGTTGAGGTAGCTTCCCGTGCGCTAGCCAGCCTGTTCTACAACGATACCGACGAGATTCTGCTCGATACGGTGTTCGATACGGAGTACGGTATGGTGCAGCCGGAACTGGCACTCAACATTACGCACAGCCACGAAGAGGAACGGCGACAGCGCGAGCAAGAGATGGCGGCAGGTTTCGGGGCGATGAATCTTAGCGGAGGTAAGGGATGCCGCCCGCCACGTAAGGCCCACTTTAAGGCGAATTTGCCCGATCCGGACGATCCGGACGATGTGCACAATCGTGAGACGATGAACGATTTCCATCTGGCCGAGACGGACCTGATGGAGTGTCTGGTGCGTACGAACATACTGGAGCGCATCCGGTACATTCTGTTCGCGATGAAGCCGGAGGGTGCGACCGTCATCAATTGTACCAAGATATTGATCCGTTTGGCACGCACCAGCGAGCAGATGGCGCTGAAGATTGCGACGAACGAGGCACTGATCGGTGGGTTGGTGAAAAACTATCTTACCTCGATCGAGAGCCCGGAGCGTGAGCATCAGCCACAGCACGTGGTGTTGAAGTTGGTGCGAGTGTTGTGTGGCTATGGGGCCCATTTCTATGACCTGTATCTGAACCGGTTTCACGTGGTGCAGCTCGCGAAGCGTTACGTCTTCAGCAGGAAGGATATCGAT ATGAGAATGATTCAAGTACAAATTGAAGCATTTCGCTTCTTTCGTTTGCTGTTGGACTGTAAGCCGGACGACGAACTGTACAG cgatCTTTGGCCCGCCCTGTGCTACCTGCTCCAGTGGCACTATCAGCATCTCATTTTCGACGAGAGTGGCCCATTTATCATCCGCCAGCATGCCGTCGCCTTGTTAGCCCTAATTGGCCCGGGGCTGCAGCGGGATGCAGTTTGCTCCCGTGGCGATGCATCGTCGTTTGGCGAAAAACTGTTCGCCTGCTGCTCGAAATGGTTCACCGCGGCCGAACGGAGCGGTGCTAACGAG TTCTCGCAAAAGATCCTGCTGGCCGGATGTCTATGGATGGTGGGCCGAGCCCGGGCAGCGGTTGGGATGGAAGCGTACAGAACGTTCCGGGCGAAATATCTCGCTCCCTTCGTGCGCAGTTCGCGGTTCCGTGAAATCATCCAAACAAtaag TTCATCTTCGCTACTGCTGACGCACTTTGAAGACCGTTCCCAGTACGGTATCGAGTCGCTGCCAACGCTGGGTGCGGTACAGGTGCGTCGAAACCAAACCGTCCCGACACTAATCGTCACGAGCAGCTATCCGGTGTTTCTGCTCCATGCGCTACTTCATCTAACCGGGCAGAAGAAGGAGGAACTGGAGGAGGTGGACACACGAATGCGGGAAGACATCTTTGGGAGTGCTTCGCCCCACCGGTCCTACCTGGAAGCAGTCTGCCGACGAACGCGTAATGCGGAACAGCAACAGAGTTTGATTGGAAATTGGTTTGTCCAAACGATCGAACAGCGCTATCTGCTTGATGTGTTGGAGTTCGGTTTGGTGGACTCTCCGGCAATGGAGTCGGAGAGAAGCGCAGTTCGTTCGTACCGTCTTCAGCTCGCGTTCTTCCTAACCTTCTCGCTTAGTGAAGCGTTTTATCCCGCAATCGTGAAGCTGTTTGATGATATCATTTTCAAGCTCGACTACTACGGCTGCCGGGCGGCGGAGCTCGCCGTTACCGGGGCGGACATGCAGCGGTGGAAGTTTAGCTACAAACTACTGACCCAACGCGCGATACAGAACGAG GTCAATCTCGCACCGGCACGGGCCGGATTAACGGCAGCAGAATGGAAAACGCCCCTTCTGCGACGCACCTGGCCCTACAGCCCACTGTACCTGCTGGTGGAAAAGCTGGAGAAAGGTCCGGCCCACCGGCTGGAGCAGCTTACCGAAACCGCCATCATTGGGAGTGGGTTGCGGTTCTCCGAGCTACTGGAACGGGCTGGCGGTGTTTCAATTGCCAGCCCAACCGAACGGTTGATGTATCTGATGGCAGCGTTTCTTGGCCCGGACTCAAAATTCCTCGAACCGGACCTTTCCGCACTGATTGAACGGCGGCTGGCGGAGCTGCGGACCTTCGCCGGGAAGGAGGCAGCACAGCGCACGGTGTTTGAGTTCGAAACGGCTAAAATGGAAAACCGTAAAAGCTACTACGGGCTGTACCAGCTCGCGCTGGACACGTTCCAAAGCTCGAGCTACGGGCACGGTGGGTTCGGGTGTCTGCTGATGGTACCGCTCGCCCAACGGTACGACGTTCGCTGGCGCAACATGGTCTGGTCGGAGTACGTTGCCGTGCTGCGATTTATCACCTGTGGCGAACGGGAG CTGTTTGGTGAGCTAGAGGAGTACTTGGAGCCGGCGGAGACGGACATCGTGCTGCTACGGTCGTACGGGCAGGCACTGAACTCGAACCTGCTGCGACCCGGATCGATACCGCATCGGGTGGCCAATCACCACGTTCAGGCGTACCGCTCGAAGGTGAAAGTGATGCCGGatcaggagcagcagcagcagcagcaacaggacaacggtagcagcagcagcagcagccggtga